Part of the Salminus brasiliensis chromosome 2, fSalBra1.hap2, whole genome shotgun sequence genome, gcatgtttTTATAAGCCGTATATTACTGTGTATTTTGTAGATCATGCCGTCCTGGGTGattgtgaatgaatgagtgtgaACATGAGACAGTCAGTGTGGCTGGTGATGGTTATGTTTATCTATTGTTCAAAAGGTCctgtcttttttctgttttgcagAAGAGGTATAGCTTGAAACCTGGCCCACCCAAAAAAGACCCGAAAGTAAAAGGTGTCAATTCAGCTGCAGTGCAGGCTTTCTTAAAGAAGCAAGAGActgagcaaaaaaagaaaggtaagaCTCGATGATGGCTTAGTCTTAATGACGCTCTGCATTATGTCTGTAATGCATTATGTATTCATCCCTTTCTTCATGTTGTTCACTTTCAGAGCAGGAGAAAAAAAGGCAGAAAGAAGATCTTCTTGCTAAGAGAGTTGAATTGAAGTCTGACAGAAAGGCCCGTGCCATGGCTTCTCGCACCAAGGACAACTTTAGGGGCTACAATGGCATACCTATTGTGGAACAGCCCAAGAAAAGGCGGTCCAAGGGAGAAGGAGGTGATCAGGATACCAGTGACGTTTACGACGACGATGAGGACAATTATGAATATGCCGAAACCGATTCTGAATCTGAGCCGGAACCCACACCGGTAAGGCCTCAACCACGCAACAATGGTTTGAGCAAAACGAGCCATGGACAGAAAAAACCTAGTGCCCCGGCAAAAGCTGGTCGGCCACCCATGAACTTTGCAGACCTTCTAAGGCTTGCCGAGAAGAAACAGTTTGAACCTGTTGAGTTAAAACCTACAGCCAAGAAAACTGAGGAGAGACTTCGCACCGCAGATGAAATTAGGGAGTTGGAACTTGAGCGCAAAGTTAAGAAACAAGACAAAGGGAGAGACAGTAAAGGAGATAGAAGTTCAGGGCAAAAAGAGGGCAAATCCACCTCAAACTCCCACAAGAAAAATGTGACTGACAGGGACAATAGGGAAGGCAAGCCACATAAGTCTTCAGGTGAAAAACCACCCAGCGGAATTAGCAAAGCGCCAAAGCAAAACATGCCCAGTGAGCGACCGCACAGTTCTGCCAAGTTCTCTCATGGAAACGGGTCCAAACATAGCTCTAGCTCCTCAGGTGCCTTAAGTGGTAAAACTGCCATGAAGGGTGGTGCCCCAGTCTCAGTCAAGCAAGCAGCACCTAGGCCCCAATCAGGCCAAAAGCCCACCACCTCAAGTGACCTTACCTCGAAGAAGGGGTATCCTGGATTACCTCAAGAAAGATCAAGTGGTTCTGGGAGCAGGCCCGGATCTGACTCAAACCCATCTAGACTGCCAGGCCCAGGGCAAGGGACCAAAAGATCTGGGCAGGTCCGACCTGGACAGAGTATGCCAAGCAAGGGAGGACCTCCTCAAAAGCCTGGAAAGGGAGAAGTGCAGCGATCTGGCGGCGCCCCTACCCCTCGACCAGGTAACAACGGACCTATGCGATCTGCACCTGGTGGCTCCTCAAAGCCAGCAGGTATGCAGCAACCAAGACCTGGAAGTAGTTTGCAGGGTCGTTCTGTGCCTGGAGGAGCAAGACCGTCAGCGAATGGACCTAGTAGGCCTGGTGGTGGTGTGCCTGCACGACCACCGAACAGCATGGGCCAAGGACCTGGAAGACCCCAGTGTACTGTTGTGTCGGAAACAATTTCATCTAAGAACTTTGCTCCCAAACCAGGAATGGCTCCAAGGCCTTCAGTTCCCCAAGGCCCCAGAACAATAATTGGACCAACAGGCCATAGAGTTTTGGTTAGACCATCTGGTAAGTGTTGTATTCCGATCCTGATTTAATTCAGAAACAAATGCAACTGATCAGCAGAATAATATTGTAGTGCTTATTTTTGCCAGTCACCAGACAGTAGCAGCTGCCTGTGACTGAATCACAGGGGACCTGTAAAAACATGTTGCTGTTAAATGACCTGTTGCATTTTTAACAGGTTTAGTCAGCTTTGAAGTCTCTGACTATTTTCACATTCTGAAATATCATAGTTCTATAATatgcttttataaatatttaatctagcaatttttaattattttaaagtttttatttatttatttatttgaataaagGAGTAGCACTACCACCAATAACATCTAGCTACAAGCGTAAGTATGAcgatgaagaagaagaatatgACCCTGAGATGGATGACTTCATTGACGATGAAGGCGAAGAGCAAGATGAAATTTCAAAGCATATCAGGGAAATATTTGGCTATGATCGGACCAGGTACGCTTTCTATTCGTCGGTATGAATTAAATGGTCTAAAATTAACTTTTTTAaatttcatttttgtttgtctttttgggtgggtgggggtggggttacATCTTCCATACAatagaatcttttttttttttttttttttacccaaaccTACTTGACCAGTCAAGACATTTGATGTCTTTTGTTCATGTTACAAGGGTTGTATATTACATAGAAGGCTGTTCTGTGTTGCTCAAAAGGATGTTGAGTTACCTAGACTTCCGTTGGAGAGCAACCTAGACTAAACGGTGGAGAGCAAACATGACATGTCTGATGATTATGTTTGGGGTAATTTTGTAAACAAATAAAGGTTTCTGGAACAGATTCATTTAATTTGAGGATGACTGCAGACACTGTTGATGCTGTTGACCATCAAGAAGTTTGACCTTTCATTGTCTCCATTTTCAGGTACAAAGATGAGAGCGACTATGCATTGAAGTTTATGGAAAGCAGTTGGAAAGAACAGCAGAAGGAGGAGGCAAGAAGGTAAACATATCAAACCTTTTTCATTTACACTGAAGAAATGTGTGCAAACCAAGATGTATTTGCCTTCTGTTTCCACCATCGTAAGTCATAATGTCTGCCTCTTTTGTCTGTTCTGCGTGCCACCTTGTGCTGATAGCCTGCGAATGGCTGTGTTCGAGGatcaggaggaagagcgtcGAGAGCTTGAAGAGATGAAACGGAAAGAAGCCAAAAGGAGAAAAATATGATTGTTGAACCTATTTGCGCGCCAGGATGGCCACAGAAACGCAGACACCACTGTTTACCTTAATGCATCTTTGTTTTTTCTCTGCTTCAGTTTACGCTTGGGTATCAAGGAAGATGAGGAGGACATgcttttggaggaggaggagatgaaaagAAAACAAGCATTGAAAACAAAACGAAAAAAGACTTGAtgtgtgtggggtttttttctgtttgtttttgtttttgattgACTGGCATTGGATGAAGAGTCAGGGTTTAAAActtccttgtgccactgtgcaGTTAATGTTACGTTATTTATTTCTGATAGCCAAAATAGGGGAGCAGTTTTGCACTATCAAGAGATCATCTCATAACTGAGCTGTAGAGAAAGTACAATATAATAATGAGTCATTAACATTTTTATATCAGTGAAGATGGAATTATGTGGTT contains:
- the spty2d1 gene encoding protein SPT2 homolog isoform X1 gives rise to the protein MDFHRVLSMASEKQGSSNTQKRYSLKPGPPKKDPKVKGVNSAAVQAFLKKQETEQKKKEQEKKRQKEDLLAKRVELKSDRKARAMASRTKDNFRGYNGIPIVEQPKKRRSKGEGGDQDTSDVYDDDEDNYEYAETDSESEPEPTPVRPQPRNNGLSKTSHGQKKPSAPAKAGRPPMNFADLLRLAEKKQFEPVELKPTAKKTEERLRTADEIRELELERKVKKQDKGRDSKGDRSSGQKEGKSTSNSHKKNVTDRDNREGKPHKSSGEKPPSGISKAPKQNMPSERPHSSAKFSHGNGSKHSSSSSGALSGKTAMKGGAPVSVKQAAPRPQSGQKPTTSSDLTSKKGYPGLPQERSSGSGSRPGSDSNPSRLPGPGQGTKRSGQVRPGQSMPSKGGPPQKPGKGEVQRSGGAPTPRPGNNGPMRSAPGGSSKPAGMQQPRPGSSLQGRSVPGGARPSANGPSRPGGGVPARPPNSMGQGPGRPQCTVVSETISSKNFAPKPGMAPRPSVPQGPRTIIGPTGHRVLVRPSGVALPPITSSYKRKYDDEEEEYDPEMDDFIDDEGEEQDEISKHIREIFGYDRTRYKDESDYALKFMESSWKEQQKEEARSLRLGIKEDEEDMLLEEEEMKRKQALKTKRKKT
- the spty2d1 gene encoding protein SPT2 homolog isoform X2, which gives rise to MDFHRVLSMASEKQGSSNTQKRYSLKPGPPKKDPKVKGVNSAAVQAFLKKQETEQKKKEQEKKRQKEDLLAKRVELKSDRKARAMASRTKDNFRGYNGIPIVEQPKKRRSKGEGGDQDTSDVYDDDEDNYEYAETDSESEPEPTPVRPQPRNNGLSKTSHGQKKPSAPAKAGRPPMNFADLLRLAEKKQFEPVELKPTAKKTEERLRTADEIRELELERKVKKQDKGRDSKGDRSSGQKEGKSTSNSHKKNVTDRDNREGKPHKSSGEKPPSGISKAPKQNMPSERPHSSAKFSHGNGSKHSSSSSGALSGKTAMKGGAPVSVKQAAPRPQSGQKPTTSSDLTSKKGYPGLPQERSSGSGSRPGSDSNPSRLPGPGQGTKRSGQVRPGQSMPSKGGPPQKPGKGEVQRSGGAPTPRPGNNGPMRSAPGGSSKPAGMQQPRPGSSLQGRSVPGGARPSANGPSRPGGGVPARPPNSMGQGPGRPQCTVVSETISSKNFAPKPGMAPRPSVPQGPRTIIGPTGHRVLVRPSGVALPPITSSYKRKYDDEEEEYDPEMDDFIDDEGEEQDEISKHIREIFGYDRTRYKDESDYALKFMESSWKEQQKEEARSLRMAVFEDQEEERRELEEMKRKEAKRRKI